One Anaerolineales bacterium DNA segment encodes these proteins:
- a CDS encoding response regulator, which produces MTHTILLIEDNEQNRYLATFLLEKHGHRVLSAADGPAGIEQAGRLLPHLILLDIQLPGMDGYAVARSLRENPALKDTPIVAVTSYAMTGDREKTIAAGCNGYIEKPIRPETFAEEISRYLKNSEEGKSA; this is translated from the coding sequence ATGACTCACACGATCCTGCTGATCGAAGACAACGAGCAAAACCGCTACCTGGCCACGTTTCTGCTGGAAAAACACGGGCACCGGGTGCTTTCAGCGGCCGACGGGCCGGCGGGGATCGAACAGGCCGGGCGGCTCCTGCCGCACCTGATCCTGCTCGACATCCAACTGCCCGGGATGGACGGCTACGCCGTCGCCCGGTCCCTGCGGGAAAACCCGGCGCTCAAGGATACGCCGATCGTGGCCGTCACGTCCTACGCCATGACCGGCGACCGTGAGAAAACCATCGCCGCCGGCTGCAACGGCTACATCGAAAAACCCATTCGTCCGGAAACCTTCGCGGAGGAAATCAGCCGATACCTGAAAAACTCCGAAGAGGGCAAATCCGCATGA
- a CDS encoding PAS domain S-box protein, translating to MRLWVLTGILCLSSVASAAAPAGAAPNAFRVGLYENPPKVFTDGEGAPAGIFVDLIRAIGEQEGWALTFVPCAWADCLAMLESGEIDLMPDVAYSDERDRKFDFHLTPILESWSQVYAVSGLDITGYDDLAGKRIAVLEGSIQQTVFDQYMRGFGFDVTIVPAGSFTEAFQRTADGDADAAIANNFFGDYFFREYGLAKTSIVFNPVSLYFATAEGGNQDILQAVDRHLAAWIAEPNSPYYRTLSRWTQSAPVYHVPQAVYWGIGIAGVLLAAGAGWILLLEGQVRSRTKNLRSANQALRESEERYRLLIRTSTDGILLTAPDGRIFSANPAACRIFGMTEEELLAAGRNGVADDSDPQLAQALAERLNQGEFHGELMLRRKDGAAFPAEISTALFRDAQGETRTSMIIRDITRRKDSEARLAESERKYRELVEHANSIILRWSRDGKILFLNEFGLRFFGYSSAEIFGRPVVGTIVPAVDSHGRDLGGLMEQVLADPSAFEQNINENMRRNGERVWIAWTNRMVKDEQGRISEILSVGTDISERKKAEEAIRELNATLEQRVAERTAELAVAKDRAEAADRLKSAFLATMSHELRTPLNSIIGFTGILLQEMAGPLTAEQTKQLTMVRDSARHLLALINDVLDISKIEAGQLEIHPEPFDLRASLEKVVGLVRPLAEKKGLALQADPAPEIGVFVSDVRRVEQILINLLNNAVKFTDRGVISLTASFAPFPYRAPQTALQVSIADTGIGIRPGDLQDLFQPFHQIDSGLTRQHEGTGLGLAICRRLADLLGGEIRAESEWGKGSTFTLFLPAKETPNP from the coding sequence ATGCGATTGTGGGTCCTGACCGGCATCCTTTGTCTGTCTTCGGTTGCGTCCGCCGCCGCTCCGGCGGGCGCCGCCCCGAACGCTTTCCGGGTTGGCCTGTATGAAAACCCGCCCAAGGTATTCACGGACGGGGAGGGAGCTCCGGCGGGGATTTTCGTAGACCTGATCCGGGCGATCGGCGAGCAGGAGGGTTGGGCCCTGACCTTCGTGCCATGCGCCTGGGCCGACTGCCTGGCCATGCTGGAATCGGGCGAGATCGACCTTATGCCGGACGTCGCCTATTCGGACGAGCGCGATCGGAAGTTCGATTTCCATCTTACGCCGATCCTGGAAAGTTGGTCTCAGGTTTACGCCGTATCCGGCCTGGACATCACGGGATACGATGACCTGGCCGGAAAGCGGATCGCGGTTCTGGAAGGCTCCATCCAGCAAACGGTGTTCGATCAATACATGCGGGGATTTGGTTTCGATGTGACGATCGTTCCGGCCGGGAGCTTCACGGAAGCGTTCCAACGAACAGCCGACGGGGACGCCGACGCGGCCATCGCCAATAACTTTTTTGGGGATTATTTCTTCCGGGAATACGGGCTGGCCAAAACCTCGATCGTGTTTAACCCCGTGTCCTTATATTTTGCGACGGCCGAGGGGGGGAACCAAGATATCCTGCAAGCGGTCGACCGGCATTTGGCGGCATGGATCGCCGAGCCCAATTCACCGTATTACCGGACTCTCAGCCGCTGGACGCAATCGGCCCCCGTCTACCACGTGCCGCAAGCCGTGTATTGGGGGATCGGAATCGCCGGAGTCCTCCTCGCCGCCGGGGCCGGCTGGATTTTGCTTTTGGAAGGCCAGGTCCGGTCGCGCACGAAAAATCTTCGGTCGGCCAACCAAGCCCTGCGGGAAAGCGAGGAGCGCTACCGGCTGTTGATCCGTACCAGCACCGACGGCATCCTGCTCACGGCGCCCGACGGCAGGATCTTCTCGGCAAATCCCGCCGCCTGCCGCATCTTCGGGATGACGGAGGAGGAATTGCTCGCCGCCGGAAGGAACGGCGTGGCGGACGATTCGGACCCGCAGCTTGCGCAGGCGCTGGCGGAAAGGCTGAACCAAGGCGAGTTCCACGGCGAGCTCATGCTTCGCAGGAAGGACGGAGCGGCGTTTCCGGCCGAAATATCCACCGCCCTCTTCCGGGACGCGCAGGGGGAAACGCGCACCAGCATGATCATCCGCGACATCACCCGGCGCAAGGATTCCGAGGCGCGGCTGGCCGAAAGCGAACGCAAGTACCGCGAGTTGGTCGAACACGCCAACAGCATCATTCTGCGCTGGTCGCGCGACGGAAAGATCCTTTTCCTGAACGAATTCGGCCTGCGCTTCTTCGGATATTCCTCGGCGGAGATCTTCGGCCGGCCGGTCGTCGGAACGATCGTCCCGGCCGTCGACAGCCACGGCCGCGATCTGGGGGGCCTGATGGAACAGGTGCTAGCGGACCCGTCGGCGTTTGAACAGAACATCAACGAAAACATGCGCCGCAACGGCGAGCGGGTGTGGATCGCATGGACCAACCGGATGGTCAAAGACGAACAAGGCCGGATCTCCGAAATTCTGAGCGTCGGCACCGACATCAGCGAACGGAAAAAGGCGGAGGAAGCCATCCGGGAATTGAACGCCACCCTCGAACAGCGCGTGGCCGAGAGGACGGCCGAATTGGCGGTGGCGAAGGACCGCGCCGAGGCGGCGGACCGCTTGAAATCCGCCTTTCTGGCGACCATGTCGCACGAGCTGCGCACGCCGTTGAATTCGATCATCGGGTTTACCGGGATCCTCCTGCAGGAAATGGCCGGACCTCTGACCGCGGAACAAACCAAACAACTCACCATGGTCCGCGACAGCGCCCGGCATCTCCTGGCGCTGATCAACGACGTGCTCGACATCTCCAAGATCGAAGCCGGCCAGCTGGAGATCCATCCGGAGCCGTTCGATCTGCGCGCTTCGCTGGAAAAGGTCGTCGGCCTCGTCCGGCCGCTGGCGGAGAAGAAGGGCTTGGCGCTGCAGGCCGATCCGGCGCCGGAGATCGGAGTCTTCGTCAGCGATGTCCGGCGGGTCGAGCAGATCCTGATCAACCTGCTGAACAACGCGGTCAAATTCACCGACCGGGGGGTGATATCGCTGACGGCTTCGTTCGCGCCGTTCCCATATCGTGCGCCGCAAACCGCCCTGCAGGTTTCCATCGCCGACACCGGCATCGGAATCCGACCCGGTGACCTGCAGGATTTATTCCAACCCTTCCACCAAATCGACTCCGGCCTGACCCGCCAGCACGAAGGCACCGGTTTGGGCCTGGCCATCTGCCGCCGGCTGGCGGATCTGCTCGGCGGCGAGATCCGCGCCGAGAGCGAGTGGGGCAAAGGCAGCACCTTTACGCTTTTCCTGCCGGCGAAGGAGACGCCGAATCCATGA
- the hemW gene encoding radical SAM family heme chaperone HemW — protein sequence MPAADFGLYLHLPFCVRRCSYCDFFSTEGQLRRLPAYLRALVSELERIGEAGKRPSAGSVFFGGGTPSLLAPRQAARILHTIRRAFHLNPNAEITLEANPGTLDEGRLAEFRSAGINRLSLGVQSMGEAELRMLGRIHTAADSVRTCADARRAGWTNISLDLMFGLPGQSRADWEGTLRRALALEPEHLSLYALTLERGTALSRAVRRGALPAPDEDRTAEMYELAQELLAEAGYRHYEISNWARDKDKAGGARFPAYACQHNLRYWLNLPYLGFGAGAHGCAAGKRYANVRSIEKYIGRMSAERRPRFPYSPACSIRAARDGEAEMREAMWLGLRLTEAGVDRAEYRGRYGVDYCEKFRVEIESLLGQELVEWAADRGALRLAARARLLGNRVFQAFV from the coding sequence ATGCCGGCCGCCGATTTCGGTTTGTACCTTCACCTTCCCTTTTGCGTCCGCCGCTGTTCGTATTGCGATTTTTTCTCGACGGAGGGACAATTGCGCCGGCTGCCCGCCTACCTCCGGGCGCTGGTTAGCGAGTTGGAACGAATCGGCGAGGCGGGAAAAAGACCTTCGGCGGGAAGCGTCTTTTTTGGCGGAGGCACACCGTCGCTGTTGGCTCCGCGGCAGGCGGCGCGCATCCTGCACACGATCCGGCGTGCATTTCACCTGAACCCTAATGCGGAAATCACCCTGGAAGCGAATCCCGGGACGCTCGACGAGGGCAGGCTGGCGGAGTTCCGATCGGCGGGAATCAATCGGCTGAGTCTGGGGGTTCAATCCATGGGGGAAGCGGAACTGCGGATGCTCGGCCGGATCCATACCGCCGCCGATTCCGTGCGGACCTGCGCGGACGCTCGCCGCGCCGGATGGACGAATATCAGCCTGGATTTGATGTTCGGCCTACCGGGGCAGAGCCGGGCGGATTGGGAGGGGACGCTCCGGCGCGCACTGGCACTCGAGCCGGAGCATCTCTCGCTGTATGCGCTGACCCTCGAACGAGGTACGGCGCTTTCGCGCGCGGTCCGGCGCGGAGCGCTTCCCGCCCCGGACGAGGACCGAACTGCGGAGATGTATGAATTGGCGCAGGAATTGCTGGCGGAGGCGGGATACCGGCATTACGAGATCTCCAACTGGGCTCGCGACAAAGACAAGGCGGGCGGAGCCCGGTTTCCCGCATACGCCTGCCAACACAACCTGCGTTACTGGCTGAACCTGCCTTATTTGGGCTTCGGGGCCGGAGCGCACGGCTGCGCGGCCGGAAAGCGGTATGCCAACGTCCGGTCGATAGAAAAATACATCGGTCGGATGAGCGCGGAGCGCCGCCCGCGGTTCCCGTATTCCCCCGCGTGCTCCATCCGCGCGGCGCGGGACGGCGAGGCAGAAATGCGCGAGGCGATGTGGCTTGGTTTGCGATTGACCGAAGCCGGCGTGGACCGCGCGGAGTACCGCGGGCGGTATGGCGTGGATTACTGCGAAAAGTTCCGCGTGGAAATCGAGTCCCTTCTCGGACAGGAATTGGTGGAATGGGCGGCGGACCGCGGCGCCCTGCGCTTGGCCGCCCGCGCAAGGCTGTTGGGAAACCGGGTGTTCCAAGCTTTCGTTTAG
- a CDS encoding polyprenyl synthetase family protein, producing the protein MTPPPASAAEPMLDELDAGLQRITGRLRAPHDGLWEMASYAMGWSGEGAGPKTTGKRIRPLLCLLVCGGCGSDWRTALPPACAVELIHSFSLIHDDIQDDDATRRGRPAVWKRYGAPQAINVGDAIFTLAFAALAEAKSPRAADWVRILSETCRRLTYGQFLDLTFENAREISLAEYEAMIEGKTAALVESACRLGAVSADAPPERQAAFADFGRSLGLAFQIQDDYLGVWGDPNLTGKPNAGDLLARKKSLPILYGIEHSEKFRALMAEKVRLELLPPLLAELEACGARGHVTSLSRQWMNRAFESLRKADPQGDYRPRLEALAQALLERRK; encoded by the coding sequence ATGACTCCCCCCCCCGCATCCGCCGCCGAACCGATGCTGGACGAACTCGATGCCGGTTTGCAGCGCATCACCGGCCGTTTACGGGCGCCGCACGACGGCTTATGGGAAATGGCCTCCTATGCCATGGGATGGTCCGGGGAAGGCGCCGGACCCAAGACGACCGGGAAGCGGATCCGCCCCCTGCTCTGCCTGTTGGTTTGCGGAGGCTGCGGCTCCGACTGGCGGACGGCCCTGCCGCCGGCCTGCGCCGTCGAACTGATACACTCGTTTTCCCTCATTCACGACGACATCCAAGACGACGACGCCACCCGCCGCGGCCGGCCGGCGGTGTGGAAACGCTACGGCGCTCCCCAGGCGATCAACGTCGGCGACGCGATATTCACCCTCGCCTTTGCCGCCTTAGCGGAAGCGAAATCCCCCCGTGCCGCGGATTGGGTGCGGATCCTCTCCGAGACCTGCCGCCGGTTGACCTACGGTCAATTCCTGGATTTAACTTTTGAAAATGCGCGTGAAATATCCCTGGCGGAATACGAAGCGATGATCGAAGGGAAAACCGCGGCTCTGGTCGAATCTGCCTGCCGTTTGGGTGCGGTAAGCGCGGACGCCCCTCCGGAGCGGCAAGCGGCCTTTGCGGATTTCGGCCGATCGCTGGGGCTGGCGTTTCAAATCCAGGACGATTACCTGGGCGTCTGGGGCGATCCGAATCTCACCGGGAAGCCCAACGCCGGCGACCTTCTGGCCCGGAAGAAGAGTCTTCCGATCCTGTATGGGATCGAACATTCCGAAAAATTCCGCGCGCTGATGGCGGAAAAGGTCAGGCTTGAATTGCTCCCGCCGCTGCTCGCCGAGCTCGAAGCTTGCGGCGCGCGCGGGCACGTGACCTCCCTTTCCCGTCAATGGATGAATCGGGCGTTCGAATCCCTCCGCAAAGCCGATCCCCAAGGGGATTACCGCCCGCGGCTTGAAGCCCTCGCCCAAGCTTTGCTTGAACGCCGCAAGTAG
- a CDS encoding type 2 isopentenyl-diphosphate Delta-isomerase, with translation MKKVTQSESRKADHIRINLEKNVQSGVSTGLGKYRFDHQALPEINLADIVTQTSFFQRRLSAPLMISSMTGGTAQARRLNRALAGAAQSVGVAMGLGSLRPALENPALAATYRVRDIAPDILLFANLGAIQLNYGYSADECRRAVELSDADALILHLNPLQEALQPEGDTEFAGLLEKIEAVCRALPVPVVVKEVGWGIGGETARRLAMAGVAAIDIAGAGGTSWSQVEKHRTRTRDGVRLASLFHDWGLSTAESLVDCRKAVPHLPLIASGGLRNGMEIAKCIALGAHLAGVAGPLLQAAIRGASDVEKELQRLIAELRVTMFAAGARDLSTLRGLPLRKT, from the coding sequence ATGAAAAAAGTTACGCAAAGCGAATCCCGCAAGGCGGATCATATCCGTATTAATCTGGAAAAAAACGTTCAATCCGGGGTGTCGACCGGATTGGGCAAATACCGTTTCGACCATCAAGCGCTTCCGGAAATCAATCTAGCCGACATCGTCACCCAGACATCCTTTTTCCAACGCCGTCTGAGTGCGCCTCTAATGATTTCTTCGATGACCGGCGGCACCGCGCAGGCCCGCCGGCTTAACCGGGCCCTGGCCGGCGCCGCACAATCCGTGGGGGTAGCAATGGGGCTTGGGTCGCTCCGCCCGGCGCTGGAGAACCCCGCCTTGGCCGCCACCTACCGGGTGCGGGACATCGCCCCCGACATCCTGCTGTTTGCGAACCTCGGCGCCATCCAACTCAATTACGGATATTCGGCCGACGAATGCCGCCGGGCGGTCGAACTATCGGATGCCGATGCGCTGATCCTCCACCTGAATCCTCTGCAGGAGGCGCTTCAGCCCGAGGGCGACACCGAATTTGCGGGGCTCCTCGAAAAAATCGAGGCGGTTTGCCGCGCCCTTCCCGTGCCGGTGGTGGTGAAGGAAGTCGGCTGGGGAATCGGCGGGGAGACGGCGCGGCGCCTGGCAATGGCCGGGGTGGCCGCGATCGACATCGCCGGCGCTGGCGGGACATCCTGGTCGCAGGTGGAAAAACACCGGACCCGGACCCGCGATGGCGTTCGGTTGGCGTCCCTGTTCCACGATTGGGGCCTTTCCACCGCCGAATCGCTCGTGGATTGCCGCAAAGCGGTGCCGCATCTGCCGCTGATCGCTTCCGGCGGCCTGCGCAACGGGATGGAGATCGCGAAGTGCATCGCCCTCGGCGCGCATCTGGCGGGCGTCGCCGGTCCGCTTCTGCAAGCGGCCATCCGCGGGGCTTCGGACGTCGAAAAAGAGCTTCAGCGCCTCATCGCGGAATTGCGGGTGACGATGTTCGCCGCGGGTGCCCGCGATCTATCCACACTGCGCGGACTTCCTCTCAGGAAGACATGA
- the acpP gene encoding acyl carrier protein, with protein MAETTFDMVQGIIVELLAVDPAKVTKEARFREDLGADSLDLVELIMAFEEKFGAEISDEDAQKILTVGEAVKYIDDRKKAA; from the coding sequence ATGGCAGAAACCACCTTTGATATGGTGCAAGGAATTATTGTGGAACTCCTGGCGGTCGATCCGGCAAAGGTCACCAAAGAAGCCCGTTTCCGGGAGGATCTTGGAGCGGATTCCCTCGACTTGGTCGAACTCATCATGGCCTTTGAAGAGAAGTTCGGCGCCGAAATTTCCGATGAGGACGCGCAAAAGATCCTCACCGTCGGCGAAGCGGTGAAATACATCGACGACCGAAAAAAGGCCGCTTGA
- a CDS encoding peptidylprolyl isomerase, whose protein sequence is MILDPKKRYTAVFQTDIGNFEAELYAAQAPKTVNNFVFLARDGFYDGTTFHRVIRGFMAQGGDPTGSGRGGPGYRFADEFHPALRHSCAGMLSMANAGPGTNGSQFFITFCATPHLDNHHTVFGKVVSGMDTVLKIPERESDRSSQPGLVIRKLEIREG, encoded by the coding sequence ATGATTCTCGACCCGAAGAAACGATACACCGCCGTATTCCAGACCGACATCGGCAATTTCGAAGCGGAGTTGTATGCCGCGCAGGCGCCCAAGACAGTCAACAATTTCGTCTTTCTCGCCCGCGACGGATTCTACGACGGGACTACGTTTCACCGGGTCATCCGCGGCTTCATGGCCCAGGGCGGCGATCCGACGGGAAGCGGCCGCGGCGGTCCGGGATACCGGTTCGCCGATGAATTCCATCCCGCCCTGCGGCACTCCTGCGCCGGCATGCTCTCCATGGCCAACGCCGGACCCGGCACCAACGGCAGTCAATTCTTCATCACCTTCTGCGCCACGCCGCACCTCGACAACCACCATACCGTGTTCGGAAAGGTGGTCTCCGGGATGGACACCGTGCTGAAGATCCCGGAGCGGGAATCCGACCGCTCCTCCCAGCCGGGACTCGTGATCCGCAAATTGGAGATTCGGGAAGGCTGA
- a CDS encoding FAD-dependent thymidylate synthase — protein sequence MSGKMRRVYLLRARDLAPETIAVAFAKTSRSPESFDRTAAELSDSRSAEFHQKWVVGYGHSSIAEHAVLHIAAENVSRLAIECIESNRLASFTEKSTRYQKWSSEAFVVPPEIAGSPAEAPFRETCGRLLDAYQRSLQAVGDQIRARHPRQAGESEARWEGRIRSSYADICRYLLPAASLANVGITINARALEHALRKMLSHPLREVRAIGSEIRQAALEEVPTLVKYAEENAYLRDTPERYRRASAGLETPTAEAESPPRGWMKLVHGEADSEDRVLAAAGVRFCGWAYEESLARIRRAPPEEKRALGEALLELLGDHDSPVRELEYVQYVFEAVMDQGAYFEVKRHRIASQTPSPLTCRLGYVIPRGFQTAGFLAEYQQAMSQAAGAYENLRRDFGPEVAAYAVPNGFLRRLVLGMNLREAFHFCALRSSDHAHAAVRVLALQAAEQIQALHPILAGRMQTNALRDWIGLEQEFFLTDG from the coding sequence ATGAGCGGGAAAATGCGAAGGGTGTATCTCCTGCGGGCGCGGGACCTCGCGCCGGAGACGATTGCGGTGGCATTCGCGAAAACTTCGCGCTCCCCCGAATCCTTCGACCGCACCGCCGCCGAGTTGAGCGACAGCCGCTCGGCCGAATTCCACCAGAAATGGGTGGTCGGATACGGCCATTCCTCCATCGCCGAGCATGCGGTGCTGCATATAGCCGCGGAGAACGTCTCGCGCCTGGCGATCGAATGCATCGAGTCCAACCGGCTGGCGTCCTTTACCGAAAAAAGCACCCGCTATCAGAAGTGGTCGAGCGAAGCATTCGTCGTTCCACCCGAGATCGCCGGAAGCCCGGCCGAGGCGCCCTTTCGGGAAACCTGCGGCCGGCTGCTTGACGCCTACCAGCGTTCACTGCAGGCGGTCGGCGACCAGATCCGGGCTCGTCATCCGCGGCAAGCCGGCGAAAGCGAGGCTCGCTGGGAAGGGCGGATCCGCTCGAGCTACGCCGATATCTGCCGCTACCTCCTCCCGGCCGCCTCCCTGGCCAACGTCGGAATCACGATCAACGCGCGGGCGCTGGAGCACGCGCTGCGGAAAATGCTTTCACACCCTCTGCGGGAGGTGCGGGCGATCGGGTCGGAGATCAGGCAGGCGGCGCTGGAGGAAGTGCCGACCTTGGTGAAATACGCCGAGGAGAACGCCTACCTGCGCGACACCCCGGAGCGGTACCGCCGCGCGTCCGCCGGCTTGGAAACGCCCACCGCGGAAGCGGAGAGCCCGCCGCGCGGCTGGATGAAACTCGTCCACGGCGAAGCGGACTCCGAGGACCGAGTCTTGGCCGCCGCCGGAGTTCGCTTCTGCGGATGGGCGTACGAGGAAAGCCTGGCCCGGATCCGCAGGGCTCCCCCCGAGGAGAAACGCGCCCTCGGCGAGGCGCTGTTGGAACTCCTCGGGGACCATGATTCCCCGGTGCGCGAATTGGAATACGTGCAATACGTGTTTGAAGCCGTGATGGATCAGGGCGCGTATTTCGAAGTCAAACGCCACCGCATCGCCAGCCAGACTCCCAGCCCCCTGACCTGCCGCCTCGGTTACGTCATCCCGCGCGGATTTCAAACGGCCGGGTTCCTGGCAGAATATCAACAGGCGATGAGTCAGGCGGCCGGCGCCTACGAAAACCTGCGCCGGGATTTCGGCCCCGAGGTGGCGGCGTACGCCGTCCCCAACGGTTTTTTGCGGCGGCTGGTGCTGGGCATGAATCTGCGCGAGGCGTTCCACTTCTGCGCTTTGCGGTCCTCGGACCACGCGCACGCCGCCGTTCGGGTGCTGGCTTTGCAGGCGGCGGAACAGATCCAAGCTCTGCACCCGATCCTGGCCGGGAGGATGCAGACCAACGCACTCCGCGATTGGATCGGCTTGGAGCAGGAGTTCTTTCTGACCGATGGATGA
- the ribF gene encoding riboflavin biosynthesis protein RibF — MQYFESIDGAALQGAYLAPGSFDGLHRGHRRLLDRMLEAAARAGAPPAVLTFFPHPRAVLRPPGEPAAIRYLMPLEERLALLRTLPLEALILQPFDAAFSRIGAAEFLRMLQTRLGLRGLWCGPSFAVGCRREGDVAYLTGQSGAFGFALHVVPPLEHRGRPVSSSWIREALAQGDLRLAADLLGRRFTLSGTVVHGAGRGRCLGMPTANIALRPEIVIPAYGVYATRAETAGARHPAVTSVGLRPTFVNASVHAATVETHLLDFDGDLYGSDLRVEFVERLREERKFADADSLRRQMASDAARARGLLREET, encoded by the coding sequence ATGCAATACTTTGAATCGATCGACGGCGCCGCGCTCCAAGGAGCGTACCTCGCCCCGGGATCCTTCGACGGTCTGCACCGCGGCCACCGCCGTCTCCTGGACCGCATGCTGGAAGCCGCCGCCCGGGCTGGAGCTCCGCCGGCGGTTCTAACCTTCTTCCCCCATCCGCGGGCCGTCCTGCGGCCGCCCGGCGAACCGGCCGCGATCCGCTATTTGATGCCGCTGGAAGAGCGGCTCGCCCTGTTGCGCACGCTGCCGCTTGAAGCTCTCATCCTACAGCCTTTTGACGCCGCGTTTTCACGAATCGGAGCGGCGGAATTCCTGCGGATGCTGCAAACCCGGCTCGGACTTCGCGGGCTTTGGTGCGGTCCATCCTTCGCCGTCGGCTGCCGGCGCGAAGGCGATGTCGCCTACCTCACCGGACAAAGCGGCGCCTTCGGCTTTGCGCTGCATGTGGTTCCTCCGCTCGAACACCGCGGCAGGCCGGTCTCCTCCAGCTGGATCCGCGAGGCGCTGGCGCAAGGCGACCTGCGGCTGGCCGCGGACCTGCTCGGCCGGCGCTTCACGCTTTCCGGAACGGTGGTCCACGGCGCGGGGCGCGGGCGCTGCCTGGGCATGCCGACAGCCAACATCGCTCTCCGGCCCGAGATCGTGATTCCCGCCTACGGCGTCTATGCCACCCGAGCCGAAACAGCGGGCGCTCGGCATCCCGCCGTGACCAGCGTCGGACTCCGTCCGACGTTCGTCAACGCATCCGTTCACGCCGCGACGGTGGAGACCCATCTCCTGGATTTCGACGGCGACCTGTACGGATCCGACTTGCGGGTGGAATTCGTGGAACGTCTACGCGAAGAGCGGAAATTCGCGGACGCCGACTCGCTCCGCCGGCAGATGGCCTCCGACGCGGCGCGGGCGCGGGGTTTGCTGCGGGAGGAGACATGA
- the truB gene encoding tRNA pseudouridine(55) synthase TruB, translated as MPKPGLLVIDKPTGPTSHDIVNIVRRGTQIRKVGHTGTLDPYASGVLLVLLGAVTRLAEYLLEVDKEYLATIRFGAATSTFDAAGRITATRPFTFREETLEAKLAGFVGERLQVPPIYSAIKVGGRKAYDLARKGEEVEMTPRKVHIYELSLLRWESPNAVVRVRCSRGTYIRSIAHDIGEAMGSHAHLVSLRRIRLGPFSVERATPLEELKRRFLEGTWEKAAMPASAVLEGWATVELDAEEAQKIRNGIAIPAAAGSSGRARAIAPGGELLAVLEADSAAGTWQPKKVFID; from the coding sequence ATGCCTAAACCCGGTCTCCTGGTAATCGACAAACCCACCGGACCGACGTCGCACGATATCGTCAACATCGTCCGGCGCGGAACCCAGATCCGCAAAGTCGGCCATACCGGAACGCTCGATCCGTATGCGTCCGGAGTCCTGCTTGTCCTGTTGGGTGCGGTCACGCGCCTGGCCGAATACCTGCTGGAAGTGGATAAGGAATATCTCGCCACCATCCGGTTCGGCGCGGCCACCTCCACCTTCGACGCCGCCGGCCGGATCACCGCCACGCGTCCGTTCACCTTCCGCGAAGAAACCCTGGAAGCGAAACTGGCCGGCTTTGTCGGCGAACGCCTGCAGGTTCCTCCGATCTATTCGGCGATCAAGGTCGGCGGCCGGAAAGCCTACGACCTCGCCCGGAAGGGCGAGGAAGTGGAAATGACCCCCCGCAAGGTCCACATCTACGAACTTTCCCTGCTGCGCTGGGAAAGCCCCAATGCCGTGGTCCGCGTTCGCTGCTCGCGCGGCACCTACATCCGCTCCATCGCCCACGACATCGGCGAAGCGATGGGATCCCACGCCCACCTCGTATCCCTCCGCCGCATCCGCTTGGGTCCGTTTTCGGTGGAGCGGGCGACGCCGCTGGAGGAACTCAAGCGCCGGTTTCTGGAAGGCACGTGGGAAAAGGCGGCGATGCCGGCCAGCGCGGTGCTCGAGGGCTGGGCGACCGTGGAATTGGACGCCGAGGAGGCGCAAAAAATACGCAACGGAATCGCGATCCCCGCGGCGGCCGGATCCTCCGGACGCGCCCGGGCGATCGCCCCCGGCGGCGAATTGCTGGCGGTCCTGGAGGCGGATTCCGCCGCCGGGACGTGGCAGCCGAAAAAAGTCTTCATCGACTGA